attggcttgagccttggggtgctccctttcaaggtctcaagttcgaaacccactgggtgcaaacaatttctgagggccatcggactggggtaaaaccctgaattacccgtggtgcacttgcgggaaactccttgccgagggcctgtgcacccccgggattagtcggggctcaaagagacccggacacccggtgcttaatcaaaaaagaAAGGAGGTCAATGTAATTTAGCCTTCAAGATATTGTATGTAGAGACACCTACGTGTGTCCAACTGTTTGGTCCTTCGTCTTCTCCGTTTCCGTTTGCCTGAGTGATCTTTGCTGCGTGCAGGGCCAAGACGTTTCTTGTACTACAGTACGATGCGGCTATTTGTGAGTGAAAAGGTAATTGCCATTGCTAATGTTGTTCTCCATTTAACAGGAGTATATCTGAAATTCATTATATGCTTAGGAACCAGTGATGTAAGAGGACAAACTGCTTATTCTTTTATATCAAGTTTGAGGTGTTTGATGTCACTTATATATCGCTGGAAATCATTGTTCATGGGTGTACTGTCTGGTTAGAGTAGCTTGAGTTCCTTTGACAATTATCAGTAGCAGGTTATTTTGTTACAAATTGTAGGACATTAATGATGGATTTCTAATTTTTAATTACGGGAGCAGGCCTTGCTTTCTAGGGCAGAGACAAAAGTCAAAGAATTACAGAACTCAATTGACCGTCTGAAGGCTGAAAGTGCGAAATTGGAGGTACGGCTATTTCTTTCCCTGTTTGATTCTTTAAGTTATTGTTTTTGTTTGGATGGATCCATTTTAACTGGTATGTTTGGTGAGCAATTGTTTGTCAAGCTGGAAAAGTTAGTGAATGCCTATTGATTAGTTTATGTAGACAAATTGTTCAAGAAATGAAGTGAATCTTATTCTTAGCTCATCATTGCAGAATAAATCGGTGCAAGCTGAAGGAGAGATGATACGAGGAGGGATGAAACTAAGGTTTGCATTTCCGGCTGCATTGTTATGTATACTTCATGACTATCATATCTGAACAAGCTGGATTTTCTGTTCAATCTTAATGCTTTATACAGGCAAGCAGGCAAACAAATCCGTAGTGTCATTAAGTCAGCATATAAGATAGAAAGGCAAGCTGCAGGTTTGCAATCAATCTATCTCTGGTTATCCATGTTCAAGGAACTCATGTCATATGGACGAGCCATAGTTAATCCCCTCATGTCATATGGACGAGCCATAGCTGAGCAAAATCaagtttttctttttctgttggTGATTTATTACGTAGGAGCTTCTCTAATTAATATATGTTTTCTCCAGGTCTGAAAGATGTTCTTAAAGAGCTTCCCCGAAGAGAAGTTTCAGGCTTCCGGTCACAAGTAAGTTCCCCAGAATGCTCCTTTCTAATATATCAAAATCAAATAGATTCATCTACTATTTCGTGGTACCTTAAGTTTGATAtgcaaaaataagaaaagaaacaTATTTGTACGCTTTGAGCTATGAATTTGAGATTTGTCTTTACAAGAAAATTAAAATGGGAGAATACTACTGAGCCCGTTGGTTGACTATTTCTTCTTATGACTTTGCCGAGATTTGTCTTTACAAGAAAATTAAAATGGGAGAATACGACTGAGCCCGTTGGTTGACTATTTCTTCTTATGACTTTGCCTTGGAAATCCTACTCCCGTGCAATGTAATTTTGGGAGGAGAGAGAAAAACTAGGACTTTAATTTTTTCATCTTCAAAAGCCAAACTCTATTTCAAAAGATTCCCttattttgatattataatcACCATCCGCCCCATTCCTCTGATATTAATATGCTTATCGGTTAAACCATGTtgcaatatatatttattttttgagAATTGAAATTAAACATAACATAATGTCTGTACTCTTTTAACTTTGACTTTTCTTGGCTGCTTCGCCTATTTAATGAATTTTAACCACTTTATCGCTATTGTTTTTGCCTTGTCTCTTTGATTGAGAGTATAGAGAAGTTCAGGAATGCATAGTTTGGTATGTCTTGAGATGTGGCACCTCTAACTAGTAGCATTTTTTATGGCACTCCTAGAGATTTTCGTGTAGTTCTCAAACCACAAATGCCCTTCATTACTTAGAGAAGTGTAACCACATCAACAGATGTGAGAAGAAGATTAGGATAAGCAATATATTTCACAGGCATTTTAACTAAGTCTAGTATCAACATTGGAGATATGGATGCGAGGaccttaggaaaaattgggaaaaaaaaaaagtcgaaAAGGTTGTTTGATTGAAGTttcttcaagaaagttttcatgATACTTTTTAGATGAAGAAGTGCTTCGAGGCATTTTTGAACAACTAATCTCTCCATCTCACAGAATTCTAGCATTTTAAAAATATTACAATTATTTAAACAGATATTCATATATTAACTTCTTTGACCACAGATAATACTAATAAAACTTAATATGGAAATTGCCCAGATGGCTCCTTGACCATTTCAGGTTCTCTTGCCAGCCAAATGGGATCAACTAGGAGGGAAAATACTTTCCTTTCAGAAAATTCTCTTTAGAagattaatgttttttttttttttttgtcaaattggtggtctataatttttgcccctcaaattgatggtctataatttttgcccttcgcctaataccatgaggtttggggttcgaaccccagttcagtaaaaaaaaaaaaattttgcaagacagagtttcatagcaaagttaggcctattcgggccaaagttaggccttaaggcagagttttgcaaaattccaactgagttaaaaaaaaaataatttttttttgccttGATGCAAACCTCTACCTTACGGTAGATTTTCAAACTCCGCCTGAAGGCCCAACTTTGGCCCAAATAGGCCTAACTTTGATATGAAACTTTaccttgggatttttttttaatttttgactgagcggggttcGAACCCTGAACCAAGGggttttagcgaagggcaaacattaaagaccaccaccgaataagggcaatcgtgcaaattgcccaagaTTAATCAGTAGAGAGACAACATAGCGTGTgtgttttttatttattaatgtgCAACACGTGATTTATTAATGGCAGTTGAGGACTCTTGACTAGTGATGATAATATTTTGACCATGTGGTATCAGGCATGACATTTGGTGTATTTCATTTCATTATCTGATATGTGGTGGGTTTTTAAAATTGTAataatgttcaaatggttaagaTTCAAATGATGTACTTTTGAGTATTACCTTTAGAAtcacccgcaagggtggcttgactcagttggttgagcatggggctttcataatggaggtctcaggttcgaaactcCCTGCCTACGACAGTAGGGGATTTGCCTTTtgagtcgagctcgtcgcaccgggcttgcctagtgcgggttacctcttctgtgtggtttgcgagctattgcacagaagctgggtttaccctgtgcgcacccgaagggtagcggctgcgggttcccatgtcatcaaaaagcATTACCTTTAGAATCCAAAATGAGGGCTCCAATTTGGATATTCGCTCCTTCAGTTAAATTATCCAAAGCGTTAACATGCTGTGGGAATGTTGTGAAATTATGGTGTATGTGGCCATAGTCTAATATAGCatcttttacttctttttttcaaTGTCAAAAAATTGCATCATCTTCTCTTGATGACTTTGATTTCTGGTATCAGGTTTCCAACCTTGCTTCAGAGGCTAAAAAAGAAAGGAATGTTCTCACCAAGGAAGTTACAAAGATAAGCAATTATGGCATATCCATCTGACTGAACTGCACTCTTGTTTTATATGATCCAACACATGCTGGACGTTAGGCGCTAGATACTGTTTCTCTCTGTCTCTCCCTTTCATTTTCACTTAAGAAGCACTGGGGAGCTCTATTTTTGGTCATTCTATAGTGTGATTATCAACTCTGAACTTTGCTACATAACCCAGAGGAGAAGTTAAAGTTCAGCGTTCAGGGATTTTGCTTGTTTTCTCTTTCCTGAATAAGTGATGGTTTGAGGGTAGAAATATTTGGGCATAGGCCTTTACTGACTTGAGATCTCTGTTGCTGGAATCCAACCCCTTGCTTTGTACGACTTCAGACCCTAATTTACaagcaaaaaagaaaaatctTCTGTTATGACTATTGTATTCATTCCATGTAAACCATTAATTCTAGCAGTTGGTCAATTTGAACTTGTTGATTTTGTTTTCACTAAACATGGCAGGCCAATGGAAAGCTGTGTCCAAATTCCAGACTTTAGCTGCCACTACACTAGGCAGAAACCAAAGGGGGTTGGTAGTTAAACTACAAACTGTTTCTTGGGTATTGTTGCCGAAGCTTGCAACTAGCTAATTGTCAACATCTACACAGCATTGTTTAATTTAGTTTCTATGGACATTAGATTAGGAGAGTGAGCTTTTTAGCAGCGGATATTTTAGCCTATGGCTGTTGGATCAGTTGAATCTGCACAAGTATTTTATGACATTGGAACTTATGTTATTCGATGTGGGAGTTGTAGAGATGTGTTGGTTGTGCTTAAAACAAGGCACAAGCATTAAAGCACATGTCAAACATCATACAGCTTTGTCTTGAAAATTGCTCAAAAACGTGTCATGATGATAGCAGCCAAGCCAAAAATGTTGAGTAAACCGATGAAGTATAGCCGTACAATAGCTGAATTTGCGAAGAAATGCGGGTCTGTGACAAATTGCAAAGTTCGTTATTCCTAGAGTTTACCTAAGCTGAAAGTGGAACCATGACCATGAGAATGGCCATTGCAGGATCTTATTAGAATTTATCATCTTGAAGTTGCTTATGGTGAAGTAGCATGTGCGAACTATTAAGGCCCGACACTTCCGATCCCCCGTTAGGATTACCTTTATCATTCTTCGTATTCTTGGGTGTGCCTGTTAGGcaacctgtttttttttttttgggggtggggggtgggggtgggggtgggggggggggttacTGGCGGGCATTTTATCAGAGGTTTCTAATTTACCCTTATGTGATTCCGGTTGAAGCATATACCCGGGGAGTCAGGGGTGAGTGTAGGGCACACGATTTTAAAGTGGACTCCTCATTCATTAAATAGAGAAGATCACCAACATTTCGTGATTGAACCGATATATCAATACTGATTCGATTCTAGCTCTGAGAATGCAATGAGCATTCTCAATATTTGGGTTGGATATCAGTTCAGAGGCAGTTAGAAGCAATACTGATTCGATTAGAGCTCTGAAAATGCAATGAGCATTCTCAATATTTGGGTTGGATATCAGTTCAGAGGCCGTTAGAGGACTGTAGCATTAACGTTTCCTGTAGGCTCTATTGTCGTGAACTTAGAATCAGTAGTATAATGCACTCTCAGACTAgttctagagcccgtttggattggcttataagttgcttataagctgttttcagcttttttgagtgtttgactggccatcttaaagttattttgtgcttaaaataagttcaaaaaaataattgggcccatttgacttagcttatctgaagcagcttataagctgaaaacagcttataagccaaaaaaataagttagactactccaatttattttttttagcttataagctgtttgcagctcaTAGGCATAAGTttatccaaacaggctcctaatGTAACTATATTATTGAAAGGGGCCTCCGGTTGTAAGTAAGTTTGTTTTAGTAAGTCattttattacaaaaaaaaataaaataaaaaaaatcgtaGAGTTTATGTTGGTTCATTTGGAAAAAGTAATATTGTTCATTTTAGGCTTAGCAATGGATTTATTATAGTAGCAAAAAAGCAACATGAAAAAACAATACAAGAAGTTTCGGTGGGATACCCTAGAAAGGCCTCTACTATCCGTGGTATACATTCGGATTTTCGTTATATCTAGTTGTATGCTAGTTGTGAAACGAGCTAATTGATAATATGCATGATGAGGTTTCGTGGTAAACTTTTTTAAAAGATTGATGTGTTAATTGATGAAATCAACGAATGAGTCAAATCAAAAGTTGAAACTATGGGTAGGATAAGGAAAAGTAAGAATACATGCGTCACTTGTTTAGCTCCCACAATACGAATGAAATTGAAGTGAGATTAGATGATCTATTGCTACCTAAATAAAAATTAGGTTTGGTCTTTTAGCAAATCTCATGATCAATAAGATATAACACACAATTACGTCATTCGAGGGAATTGGTTTTTTGAACAGTCCACTCGTTTTGTGGCGGCTTTTACTTTTCACTTGATTCATAACCTACGTGTCATTTAAGACTCATTCTTCAAGATGTGATGGTCGAATGAAGTACTATGATAGTATTAATACTTATGCGATGGGAAATATATAGCAGGTGGAAGATAAGTCCTATGGAATGATTATGGGACGGGCAAATATTATGTGGAAGCAAATATTCTTCTCTAATGCGCCAATGCAAACTTATCTAAGAAAAATACAATACGAATATTAAAGTAAGATCCATCTGGGTGATCCCTCCTAAGATCCATCTGGGTGAAACCAACTAGTGGGGATCATTTTAGGTATCTACATACCGTTGAAAGTAGGGCTcagcataaataccgaaaatcgaaaaaatGGACCGAATGGAATTATTTCGGTTtagttactattttttttttttcaaaaaattcgGTGTTTGGTTAAGGGTTTCCGATTTTTTGGTATTTCAATTTAACTGAACTTTTACACTGTGAGTACGGTTGAATAGGATCACAACTGTTTGTCATCATCTTGCAATTTGGAATATACATAGTACACAActtttgtcattttttcaagTTTGAATATGGCTATGAGGTTGCGGAATAAAAATATTAGTGCTATCATAAAcaataggggtgtacatggaccgggttggttcggtttttttaaagatcaaaccaaatcaattgcatcgggtttttaaatctataaatcaaaccaaaccaacaaaagtcggggttttcaacctcgggttttctcggttttttcgggttgctcgggtttttcgggttttttccggtaaagtcttcatacaaaacatataacttatacttcaagtatttctttagtcctaataagatataacgatctaattaagatatttattaagaaaataacataaaacgtgatgagagatgacattgtactaaaatattcaacgaaaaaaattaatgaaatggcataaaataaaattatcataatctaaaagtattaagtcatgctacaataaatacaactaatttataaggcatgtaaaaaatgatcataatctaaaagtactaagttatgctaaaataagtacggctactaaatattaattacatgactaaatattaaagaaaaaaataaaattaagttatgcattttcactttctaaactaatataaaactaaagaatagatatcaaaattattgtcattccagtgttagatatgaatttcttttgttagcattagtattgatttgatttttgttgagttttatttgagttactaatatcattgggctataaaatttattaaaccattcaaaagtctaattccaagcttgaaataatatgttaaaagacaaaaaattatgaaaaagttaaagaaacatttataaataaatatttctatgtataaaatgtgtttgaaattttataaatgtaatgtcgggttggt
The sequence above is a segment of the Lycium barbarum isolate Lr01 chromosome 6, ASM1917538v2, whole genome shotgun sequence genome. Coding sequences within it:
- the LOC132645754 gene encoding RGS1-HXK1-interacting protein 1 encodes the protein MAAIAESSEPNANSPSLPPERVIKHEDKSSTLGGEIVPWIDNAVQQAHLAQKTVEDTFENAIAVTKSRIDRILTTSSVHFNQTLDTLQDLKSEYSIYEDLVFGKIREGLLLAASHPITTTGAVLGVGVLGLKRPRRFLYYSTMRLFVSEKALLSRAETKVKELQNSIDRLKAESAKLENKSVQAEGEMIRGGMKLRQAGKQIRSVIKSAYKIERQAAGLKDVLKELPRREVSGFRSQVSNLASEAKKERNVLTKEVTKISNYGISI